A window of Brachyhypopomus gauderio isolate BG-103 unplaced genomic scaffold, BGAUD_0.2 sc148, whole genome shotgun sequence contains these coding sequences:
- the LOC143500394 gene encoding 2-acylglycerol O-acyltransferase 1-like, with translation MKVEFAPLNIPLRRRLQTAAVVQWVFSFLALAQCCLAAFVLLCLSDWWIVGALYAGWLYLDRDTPTCGGRRSHWVRNWTMWKYFRDYFTISLIKTVDLEPNRNYLFGFHPHGVLVAGAFGNFCTEASGFSELFPGLTPFLLMLPFWFRVPFFRDYIMCGGLVSSEKASASYLLSEPRGGNAVVVAVGGAPEALDARPGALKLQLLQRKGFIKLALKHGACLVPVFSFGENELFDQMENPVGSALRRVQDRLQRIMGVALPLFHARGVFQYSFGLLPYRKPIHTVVGRPIVVVQNSSPSKEDIDTLHSQYIEGLTKVFEENKTKYGISENQHLSFI, from the exons ATGAAGGTTGAGTTCGCTCCGTTAAATATTCCGTTGCGACGACGGTTGCAGACCGCCGCTGTGGTTCAGTGGGTCTTCTCCTTCCTCGCGCTGG ctCAATGTTGTCTGGCTGCATTTGTGCTTCTCTGCTTAAGTGATTGGTGGATTGTGGGAGCGCTGTATGCTGGTTGGCTGTATCTAGACAGAGACACGCCCACATGTGGAGGTCGGAGGTCACACTGGGTCAGAAACTGGACCATGTGGAAATACTTCAGAGATTATTTCACCATTTCT ctgatAAAGACTGTGGATCTTGAGCCAAACCGTAACTACTTGTTTGGTTTCCATCCACATGGGGTGTTGGTCGCTGGTGCATTTGGGAACTTCTGTACAGAAGCATCGGGATTCTCCgagctgttcccaggactcACTCCCTTCCTCCTGATGCTGCCGTTCTGGTTCAGAGTGCCTTTCTTCAGAGACTATATCATGTGTGGAG GTCTTGTATCCAGCGAGAAGGCGAGTGCCAGTTACCTGCTGAGTGAGCCTAGAGGCGGAAACGCTGTGGTGGTGGCGGTGGGCGGAGCTCCGGAGGCCCTGGACGCCCGGCCTGGAGCACTAAAACTTCAGCTCCTGCAGAGGAAGGGGTTCATCAAACTCGCCCTCAAACAcgg GGCCTGTTTGGTTCCCGTCTTCTCCTTCGGGGAGAATGAACTGTTTGATCAGATGGAGAACCCTGTAGGCTCCGCCCTCCGGCGGGTTCAGGACCGCCTTCAGAGAATTATGGGCGTAGCTTTACCACTTTTTCATGCCAGAGGAGTTTTTCAGTATAGTTTTGGACTTTTGCCATACAGAAAACCCATACACACCGTGG tgGGAAGACCGATTGTTGTGGTTCAGAATTCCTCTCCCAGTAAGGAAGACATCGACACTCTCCACTCGCAATACATAGAG GGCTTGACTAAAGTTTTTGAAGAGAACAAGACAAAATATGGGATCAGTGAGAATCAACACCTCAGCTTCATCTGA